In Acinetobacter sp. C32I, one genomic interval encodes:
- the rpe gene encoding ribulose-phosphate 3-epimerase, translating to MSKPYLIAPSILSADFARLGEDVEKVLAAGADVVHFDVMDNHYVPNLTFGAGVCKALKNYGIKAPIDVHLMVSPVDRMIGDFLEAGADIITFHPEATDHIDRSLQLIKAGGAKAGLVFNPATPLHYLDYVLDKVDQILLMSVNPGFGGQKFIPMTLEKLRQARKIIDASGRDIRLEVDGGVGPANIREIAEAGADMFVAGSAIFGQPDYKTVIDQMRAELAQVGAKEV from the coding sequence ATGTCCAAGCCTTATTTAATTGCGCCTTCGATTTTATCTGCTGATTTTGCACGTTTAGGTGAAGATGTAGAGAAAGTTCTAGCTGCGGGCGCAGACGTTGTACATTTTGATGTGATGGACAACCACTATGTACCTAACCTGACTTTTGGTGCAGGGGTATGTAAGGCACTGAAAAACTATGGCATCAAAGCGCCGATTGATGTGCATCTCATGGTTTCACCTGTTGATCGTATGATCGGTGATTTCTTGGAAGCCGGTGCAGATATTATTACCTTCCACCCAGAAGCAACGGATCATATTGATCGCTCGTTACAGTTGATTAAGGCCGGTGGCGCCAAAGCAGGTTTGGTGTTCAATCCTGCAACACCGTTGCACTATCTTGATTATGTATTGGATAAAGTTGACCAAATTCTATTGATGAGTGTAAACCCAGGCTTTGGTGGGCAAAAATTCATTCCAATGACTTTGGAAAAGCTTCGTCAAGCACGCAAAATTATTGATGCCAGTGGTCGTGATATCCGTTTAGAAGTGGATGGCGGTGTAGGACCGGCCAATATTCGTGAAATCGCAGAAGCCGGTGCAGATATGTTTGTTGCAGGCTCAGCAATTTTTGGTCAGCCAGACTATAAAACCGTGATTGATCAAATGCGTGCAGAGTTGGCACAAGTTGGTGCAAAAGAAGTTTAG
- a CDS encoding DUF2218 domain-containing protein, whose translation MNSTTQITTTEGKRISKRLLNHWKHKFEVLETETHSKIFMPTATVTLTPQEQHLAVLIENQQEDVTRLEQVVLDHLNRMAQQEFVAEWQHS comes from the coding sequence ATGAACAGTACGACTCAAATCACAACCACTGAAGGAAAACGAATCAGTAAGCGCTTACTGAACCATTGGAAACATAAGTTTGAAGTCTTGGAAACTGAAACCCACTCAAAAATTTTTATGCCGACAGCCACGGTGACACTTACACCACAGGAACAGCATTTGGCTGTACTGATTGAAAATCAACAAGAAGATGTAACGCGTCTAGAACAGGTGGTACTGGATCATTTAAACCGGATGGCACAACAGGAATTCGTTGCTGAATGGCAGCATAGTTAA
- a CDS encoding gamma carbonic anhydrase family protein: protein MYTYQGLSPKALHEPWDGWVAPTATVIGQAELGRQVSIWFGAVVRADNCVIRIGNFSNIQENAVLHTDAGIELNVGEYVTIGHKVMLHGCTIGDNSLIGMNAVILNNAVIGKNCIIGANALIPEGKVIPDNSVVMGSPGKVVKTLDEQGAARLRLSALHYAEHYKNFLDLAPFQF, encoded by the coding sequence ATGTATACCTATCAGGGATTGAGTCCAAAAGCATTACATGAACCTTGGGATGGTTGGGTTGCACCTACGGCGACCGTGATTGGTCAGGCTGAATTAGGACGTCAGGTCAGCATTTGGTTTGGTGCTGTGGTTCGTGCTGATAATTGCGTGATTCGGATTGGCAATTTTTCCAATATTCAGGAAAATGCAGTATTACATACTGATGCAGGCATCGAATTGAATGTGGGTGAATATGTCACGATTGGGCATAAGGTGATGCTGCACGGTTGTACGATTGGCGATAATTCCTTAATTGGCATGAATGCTGTAATCCTCAACAATGCAGTGATTGGCAAGAATTGTATTATTGGAGCCAATGCACTGATTCCTGAAGGGAAAGTGATTCCTGATAATTCAGTCGTGATGGGATCACCGGGTAAAGTAGTGAAAACGCTGGATGAGCAGGGCGCTGCCCGATTGCGTTTAAGTGCCTTGCATTATGCCGAACATTATAAAAATTTCTTAGATTTAGCGCCGTTCCAGTTTTAA
- a CDS encoding OmpA family protein yields MNKKLSSVMLITAIISLITIGCSKKQEKHEAAETSAPTTEHQSVETQSKTASFSIDQIPISNVELGDFPFIQLPKGYHFAHQSTENFAQMEFWVGDKLEKVEGQLFNGRIDAEENNKQASFLELQRNLDAVISSLGGKKITDSKIPTELSTQLSEKYGVAYVDGLGDIYNNPTQSYVIHQNHRDIWFQITQSGRSAGLLVLETRPIEITAQALSANQLKAALDQNNKVDIQINFETDKATLLADSHEQITQILNLLKSDDALKLEINGYTDNSGESIHNLKLSQARAQTVVKALTDAGIDPSRLKAQGFGDSKPVSSNESEAGKAKNRRVELVKL; encoded by the coding sequence ATGAATAAGAAACTTTCATCCGTCATGTTAATAACGGCAATCATCAGCCTAATAACCATCGGTTGTAGTAAAAAACAAGAAAAGCATGAGGCAGCCGAGACAAGTGCGCCAACAACAGAACATCAATCAGTAGAAACCCAGTCAAAAACAGCTAGCTTCAGTATCGATCAAATTCCGATTTCGAATGTTGAACTTGGAGATTTTCCATTTATTCAACTCCCTAAAGGCTATCATTTTGCTCATCAATCCACTGAAAACTTCGCTCAAATGGAGTTTTGGGTCGGAGACAAACTTGAGAAAGTTGAGGGTCAGCTTTTCAATGGACGGATCGATGCTGAAGAAAATAACAAACAAGCCTCCTTTTTGGAGCTACAGCGTAATTTGGATGCGGTTATTAGCAGCCTAGGCGGCAAAAAAATTACAGACAGTAAAATTCCGACCGAACTCAGTACCCAACTTTCAGAAAAATATGGTGTCGCTTATGTGGATGGATTAGGAGATATTTATAACAATCCAACACAAAGCTATGTGATTCATCAAAATCATCGAGATATCTGGTTTCAAATCACTCAAAGTGGACGATCAGCGGGTTTATTGGTCTTAGAAACCCGACCTATAGAAATCACTGCACAAGCCCTATCTGCAAATCAGTTAAAAGCCGCTTTAGATCAAAATAATAAAGTTGATATACAGATTAACTTTGAAACAGATAAAGCCACACTGTTAGCAGATTCACATGAACAAATTACCCAAATACTGAACTTATTAAAAAGTGATGATGCGCTAAAACTTGAAATTAATGGCTATACCGATAACTCAGGCGAGTCCATACATAATTTAAAACTCTCTCAGGCAAGAGCACAAACTGTTGTCAAAGCATTGACCGATGCAGGGATTGATCCATCTCGTTTAAAGGCGCAAGGCTTTGGCGATAGCAAACCGGTTTCCAGTAATGAGAGTGAAGCTGGTAAAGCAAAAAATAGAAGAGTCGAATTAGTAAAATTATAA
- the tsaB gene encoding tRNA (adenosine(37)-N6)-threonylcarbamoyltransferase complex dimerization subunit type 1 TsaB, giving the protein MKLLALETANEQCSVSLIDDTQELYFQLDERTKAQTQTILPLTEQALLQTDTQLADLTAIAFSRGPGSFSGVRINAAVAQALAWSQDLPVIPVSSLQALAQAAYRLNGLEQVTAVLDARMQEVYIANFSLDGQGMMQAIDDEKLLSYEQATAYCQFTAIGSGSELIKPTDIDSEAASNQHTSNVNIKATAQDIATIARVYAAQQKWVDAEYALPVYLRDDAWKKIPEQGKAN; this is encoded by the coding sequence ATGAAGTTGCTTGCATTGGAAACTGCAAATGAGCAGTGTTCTGTTTCATTAATTGATGATACTCAAGAACTCTATTTTCAATTGGATGAGCGAACCAAGGCACAAACTCAAACCATTTTACCTTTAACGGAACAAGCCCTGTTGCAAACGGATACGCAATTGGCTGACTTAACTGCGATCGCGTTTAGTCGTGGTCCTGGTTCATTCAGTGGTGTACGCATCAATGCGGCGGTAGCACAGGCCTTAGCGTGGTCGCAAGATTTACCTGTTATTCCTGTTTCAAGTTTACAGGCTTTGGCGCAGGCGGCTTATCGTCTCAATGGCTTAGAGCAGGTGACAGCTGTTCTCGATGCGCGTATGCAAGAAGTCTATATTGCCAATTTTAGTCTAGATGGGCAGGGCATGATGCAGGCCATTGATGATGAGAAATTGTTAAGTTATGAGCAGGCCACAGCGTATTGTCAATTTACAGCGATCGGTTCGGGTTCAGAATTAATTAAGCCAACTGACATAGACTCAGAAGCGGCTTCCAATCAGCACACATCAAATGTCAACATCAAGGCAACGGCGCAGGACATTGCAACCATTGCCCGCGTATATGCGGCACAACAAAAATGGGTTGATGCTGAATATGCGCTGCCTGTGTATTTACGTGATGATGCTTGGAAAAAAATTCCCGAACAAGGTAAAGCGAATTAA
- a CDS encoding undecaprenyl-diphosphate phosphatase: MDLLLLFKAAIMGLVEGVTEFLPISSTGHLILTGQLLDFWTVEKRDMFAVAVQIGAIAAVIYEYWGKLWGALIGALTGQEQGRRLSLNLIIASIPIVIIGLTFGDVVKAYLFNAITVAIALIVGGFIILWAERRPHQIVTQEVDDLSFKQATLIGLIQCLALIPGTSRSGSTIIGSLFLGVSRKAAAEFSFFLGIPVLMGAGLLDMYKMRHELHSNDMAVLGVGIIVAFVSALVVIRALIRYVSKHDFTAFAYYRIIFGLFILATWWTGWVHW, encoded by the coding sequence ATGGATCTTTTATTGCTATTTAAAGCAGCAATTATGGGGTTGGTGGAAGGGGTTACCGAATTTCTACCGATTTCAAGTACAGGACATTTGATTTTAACCGGTCAGCTGTTGGATTTCTGGACTGTTGAAAAACGGGATATGTTTGCGGTGGCTGTACAGATTGGTGCAATTGCAGCCGTGATCTATGAATATTGGGGTAAATTGTGGGGTGCACTGATTGGTGCATTAACAGGGCAAGAGCAAGGTCGCCGTTTAAGCCTGAATCTGATTATTGCCTCGATTCCAATTGTGATTATTGGTTTGACCTTCGGCGATGTGGTTAAAGCTTATTTATTTAATGCGATTACCGTTGCGATTGCCTTGATTGTCGGTGGTTTTATTATTTTATGGGCGGAACGCCGTCCACATCAGATCGTCACTCAAGAAGTGGATGATCTGAGTTTTAAACAAGCGACTTTAATTGGTTTGATTCAGTGTCTGGCTTTGATTCCAGGAACGTCTCGTTCAGGCTCGACCATTATTGGCTCATTATTCTTAGGCGTATCACGTAAAGCTGCAGCAGAGTTTTCCTTCTTTTTAGGGATTCCAGTGCTGATGGGTGCAGGCTTACTGGATATGTACAAGATGCGTCATGAGTTGCATAGCAATGATATGGCTGTGCTAGGCGTAGGAATCATTGTTGCCTTTGTTTCTGCTTTGGTGGTGATTCGCGCTTTGATTCGTTATGTCTCTAAACATGACTTCACCGCATTTGCGTACTATCGCATTATCTTTGGTTTATTTATTCTTGCAACATGGTGGACAGGTTGGGTGCATTGGTAA
- a CDS encoding multicopper oxidase domain-containing protein has translation MSSKLYAGVVASLSLLFAPYTLAAIKEYHLNINEGMVNVTGKPVKRITVNGKFIAPLLEFEEGDEAVIHVHNQLKNQDTSLHWHGLLLPGLMDGVPGFNGFQGIKPNGSFEYRFKVRQNGTYWYHAHSKGQEQDGLYGALVIYPKGKQPVAAHEKAERDYVVMLSDFHETESDKIMANLKKSAEYYQNHRETLGDVWKQVKTQGLKATWQDRSAWNQMRMAKTDMGDVDGYTFLVNGQTPQQNWTGAFNAGEKVRLRFINASAMSFFDVRIPNLKMTVVSADGQPVKPVPVDEFRIGTAETYDVLVEPKQAHYQIEAESIDRTGFAIGSLHNSMTPNTQKVQIPKARPRALLTMEDMGMDHGAHGQMDMGKMDHSQHQMPQDMAKAATTSQPAMDHSAHGQMNMADMDHSQHQMPQDMAKTATTSPPAMDHGTHGQMDMGKMDHSQHQMPQDKAKTATTSQPAMDHSAHAQMDMSNMDHSQHQSAATTTDTSNTDTVQGWANAATPAGHKALSYADLQSLKPQPESYSRPAEREVIIRLGGTMERYIWTIDGKKFSDPDFKPLTVRYGERIRLKFVNDSMMAHPMHLHGMFMQLENGQAPQDMPNKHTLVVPPGKTVTALLTADEIGEWAIHCHLLYHMSAGMMSKLIVANVDDSKAAQTTPVQSSQGASHAHH, from the coding sequence ATGTCTTCAAAACTATATGCTGGTGTTGTCGCTAGCTTAAGCCTATTGTTTGCGCCTTATACTTTGGCTGCAATTAAAGAATATCATCTGAACATTAATGAAGGGATGGTGAATGTCACTGGTAAGCCCGTCAAACGCATTACCGTAAACGGTAAATTTATCGCCCCGCTCTTAGAGTTTGAAGAGGGTGATGAAGCGGTCATTCATGTGCATAACCAACTCAAAAATCAAGATACCTCTTTGCATTGGCATGGATTGCTGTTACCTGGATTGATGGATGGTGTACCAGGTTTTAATGGTTTCCAAGGGATTAAGCCGAATGGCAGTTTTGAATACCGCTTCAAAGTACGTCAAAACGGCACCTATTGGTATCACGCACATAGCAAAGGGCAGGAACAAGATGGTTTGTATGGCGCGTTGGTGATTTATCCAAAAGGCAAGCAACCTGTTGCTGCCCATGAAAAAGCTGAACGTGATTATGTGGTGATGTTGTCGGATTTCCATGAAACGGAAAGTGACAAGATCATGGCGAATTTGAAAAAGTCTGCGGAATACTACCAAAATCATCGTGAAACACTGGGTGATGTCTGGAAACAAGTTAAAACGCAGGGTTTAAAAGCCACCTGGCAAGACCGTTCCGCATGGAATCAGATGCGTATGGCCAAAACCGACATGGGCGATGTAGATGGCTACACCTTCTTGGTCAATGGTCAGACACCACAACAAAACTGGACCGGTGCTTTTAACGCGGGTGAAAAAGTACGTTTACGTTTTATCAATGCTTCAGCAATGTCTTTCTTTGATGTACGTATTCCCAACTTAAAAATGACGGTGGTCAGTGCCGATGGCCAGCCCGTGAAACCTGTTCCTGTGGATGAATTCCGTATTGGAACAGCCGAAACTTATGATGTATTGGTTGAGCCCAAACAAGCTCATTATCAGATTGAAGCAGAGTCGATTGACCGTACTGGCTTTGCTATTGGCTCACTGCACAATAGCATGACGCCCAATACCCAAAAGGTTCAGATTCCTAAAGCGCGTCCACGTGCCTTATTAACCATGGAAGATATGGGTATGGATCATGGTGCACATGGTCAAATGGATATGGGCAAGATGGATCATAGCCAGCATCAGATGCCGCAAGACATGGCGAAGGCTGCAACAACTTCACAGCCCGCTATGGATCACAGTGCACATGGCCAAATGAATATGGCGGATATGGATCATAGCCAGCACCAGATGCCGCAAGATATGGCGAAGACTGCAACGACTTCGCCGCCTGCTATGGATCATGGTACACATGGTCAAATGGATATGGGCAAGATGGATCATAGCCAGCACCAGATGCCGCAAGATAAGGCGAAGACTGCAACGACTTCGCAGCCTGCTATGGATCACAGTGCACATGCTCAAATGGATATGAGCAATATGGACCATAGCCAGCATCAATCAGCTGCCACTACGACGGACACATCAAACACGGATACTGTGCAAGGCTGGGCCAATGCGGCAACGCCAGCAGGCCATAAAGCGTTAAGTTATGCAGATTTGCAATCTTTAAAGCCACAACCTGAAAGCTATAGCCGTCCAGCAGAACGTGAAGTGATAATCCGTTTGGGTGGAACCATGGAGCGTTATATCTGGACCATTGATGGCAAGAAATTTAGCGATCCTGACTTTAAGCCTTTAACCGTGCGTTATGGCGAGCGTATCCGACTCAAATTTGTCAATGACAGTATGATGGCGCATCCGATGCATTTACATGGCATGTTTATGCAGCTGGAAAATGGTCAGGCACCTCAAGATATGCCAAATAAACATACTCTGGTTGTACCGCCAGGTAAGACGGTTACGGCTTTATTGACTGCGGATGAAATCGGTGAATGGGCGATCCATTGTCATCTGTTGTATCACATGAGTGCGGGCATGATGAGTAAGTTAATTGTCGCCAATGTGGATGACAGCAAAGCAGCACAAACAACACCAGTTCAATCATCTCAAGGAGCGAGCCATGCACATCACTAA
- a CDS encoding copper resistance protein B yields the protein MHITKQSSKMKRYTQLLAIGGIVSSFSALAYAHEGHDHSMQMDMSAQQNMTVNASMPMDHSQHQSPSISPQMQNQDGHADHYKEHGGQIYQSTQLDTQWLLDEDGQGTLKSKLKTWVGTDENKLFIIADYAKAESEKSEQSLAALYSRNIADFWDVQAGVNYRYNPDRDVDKEQFEGVVGFHGMAQYFFETDAHLYVGQDQQWRFVLETERDLLLTQKLILQPYLEMEWVLRDESKYAAKTGLADAEVGVKTRYEIVKNRVMPFIDVGYGYSKGRKETNWQTASDSKTGWVYGAGLSLKF from the coding sequence ATGCACATCACTAAGCAATCTTCTAAGATGAAACGTTATACACAATTATTGGCAATTGGTGGCATTGTCTCTTCTTTCAGTGCATTGGCCTATGCACATGAAGGACATGATCACTCGATGCAAATGGATATGTCGGCACAGCAAAACATGACAGTGAATGCATCCATGCCGATGGACCATTCACAGCATCAGAGCCCAAGCATTTCCCCTCAGATGCAGAATCAAGATGGGCATGCTGACCATTATAAGGAACATGGTGGACAGATTTATCAGTCGACGCAGTTAGATACGCAATGGCTACTTGATGAAGATGGGCAGGGCACGCTCAAGTCCAAGTTAAAAACTTGGGTGGGAACTGATGAAAATAAATTATTTATCATCGCGGACTATGCCAAGGCCGAGTCAGAAAAATCGGAGCAAAGTCTGGCTGCGCTATACAGTCGGAATATTGCAGATTTCTGGGATGTGCAAGCTGGGGTAAATTATCGCTATAACCCTGATCGTGATGTGGATAAGGAACAATTTGAGGGTGTTGTCGGTTTTCACGGCATGGCGCAGTATTTCTTCGAAACCGATGCGCATCTGTATGTTGGACAAGACCAACAATGGCGCTTTGTGTTGGAAACAGAACGAGATTTGTTGCTGACTCAAAAGTTGATCCTGCAGCCATATCTGGAAATGGAATGGGTACTGCGGGATGAATCCAAGTATGCCGCTAAAACAGGCCTTGCCGATGCTGAAGTGGGGGTTAAAACCCGCTATGAAATCGTCAAGAATCGAGTGATGCCTTTTATCGATGTTGGCTATGGTTATAGCAAAGGGCGTAAGGAAACCAACTGGCAAACCGCCAGTGACTCCAAAACAGGTTGGGTCTATGGTGCTGGTCTGTCGCTAAAGTTCTGA
- a CDS encoding class I SAM-dependent methyltransferase, with amino-acid sequence MQMRCWYPAEYEQPFQQLQTRLAELNVQLNGQVVEKINARFLRLNPDMALVLDEDGLSLAANGMKMQPDWRAEIPRLKRASLRSEMIARACQLGEKPTLIDATAGLGHDSLLMAHLGANVRLVERHPILFMLLEYSKANAEQDPFLQSSMQRIELIYADSNTYLQQLAQQGEQVDVVYLDPMFPQRDQNQQAVKKQAQVKKQMQLLHMLLPEDGEMDLGDQLLHLAQKIAKRVIVKRPRHAVYLADQAPDHQWLGDACRFDAYFPKGQI; translated from the coding sequence ATGCAAATGCGATGTTGGTATCCAGCGGAATATGAACAACCGTTTCAACAACTGCAAACCCGTTTGGCTGAACTAAATGTGCAGCTCAACGGGCAGGTTGTTGAAAAAATTAATGCACGTTTTTTACGTTTGAATCCTGACATGGCATTGGTTTTGGATGAGGATGGGCTCAGTCTCGCTGCCAATGGCATGAAAATGCAGCCTGATTGGCGTGCTGAAATTCCTCGCCTAAAAAGAGCCAGTCTTAGATCAGAAATGATTGCCAGAGCCTGTCAGTTGGGGGAAAAACCAACCTTAATTGATGCCACCGCAGGTTTAGGGCATGACAGTTTATTGATGGCCCATCTGGGGGCGAATGTTCGTTTAGTTGAGCGTCATCCGATTCTATTTATGCTATTGGAATATAGCAAAGCCAACGCTGAGCAAGATCCATTTTTACAAAGTTCTATGCAGCGAATTGAGCTGATTTATGCAGATTCCAATACCTATTTACAGCAATTAGCTCAGCAAGGCGAGCAGGTGGATGTGGTGTATTTAGATCCAATGTTTCCACAGCGTGATCAGAATCAACAAGCAGTCAAAAAGCAGGCACAAGTCAAAAAACAAATGCAATTGCTGCATATGTTGTTGCCTGAAGATGGCGAGATGGATTTAGGTGATCAACTGCTACATCTAGCGCAGAAAATTGCCAAACGTGTCATTGTGAAGCGCCCACGCCATGCCGTCTATCTGGCAGATCAAGCCCCTGATCATCAATGGCTCGGTGATGCCTGCCGTTTTGATGCCTATTTTCCAAAAGGTCAAATTTGA
- the fghA gene encoding S-formylglutathione hydrolase, translating into MQLLQKNRCFEGEQRIYQLESQHLKGSTKVGVYLPPAALAGKSCSALFYLAGLTCTEETFAIKAHAQRMAARLSLILITPDTSPRGDGVAQGDHWDIGQGAGFYLNATQQPWAAHYQMESYLVDELYAHVLQELPVIENQIGIFGHSMGGHGALTLAFKYPEQFKSVSAFAPICAPSICPWGEKAFSQYLGPDQQQWLAHDATALVQQKGRVFDEILIDQGLDDQFYAQLNPEKFKQACLDAGQHLTLRQHKGYDHGYYFIQSFIDDHLQFHAIQLEKN; encoded by the coding sequence ATGCAGCTACTGCAAAAAAACCGCTGTTTTGAGGGTGAGCAACGTATTTATCAGTTGGAATCTCAACATTTAAAGGGAAGCACTAAGGTCGGTGTTTATTTGCCTCCTGCTGCTTTGGCAGGCAAGTCTTGTTCAGCTTTGTTTTATCTTGCGGGACTGACCTGTACCGAAGAAACCTTTGCCATCAAAGCACATGCGCAACGAATGGCTGCTCGATTAAGTCTGATTTTGATTACGCCGGATACTTCTCCACGTGGAGATGGTGTGGCTCAAGGCGATCACTGGGATATTGGTCAGGGTGCTGGCTTTTATCTCAATGCAACGCAACAGCCTTGGGCAGCGCATTATCAGATGGAGTCCTATCTGGTTGATGAACTGTATGCGCATGTCTTACAGGAATTACCTGTGATCGAAAACCAAATTGGTATTTTCGGGCATTCAATGGGTGGACATGGCGCTCTAACCTTGGCCTTTAAATACCCAGAGCAATTTAAATCGGTTTCGGCCTTTGCGCCAATTTGTGCACCAAGTATTTGTCCTTGGGGTGAAAAGGCATTTAGCCAGTATTTAGGTCCTGATCAACAACAATGGCTCGCACATGATGCGACGGCTTTGGTTCAGCAAAAGGGCCGTGTATTTGATGAAATTTTAATTGATCAAGGTCTGGATGATCAGTTCTATGCGCAATTGAACCCTGAAAAGTTTAAGCAAGCTTGTCTGGATGCAGGGCAGCACCTGACTTTACGCCAACACAAAGGCTATGATCACGGCTATTACTTCATTCAAAGTTTTATCGATGATCATTTACAATTCCATGCGATTCAATTAGAAAAAAATTAA
- a CDS encoding C13 family peptidase, producing MIDLKPSINIWHDFKSNQIAGMWLFLGSRRSLQIVHPSITQLIIWGILGGCTNSLYSWLVAGQVGEFNSQGLIGYALWPFIALIVGIFLSQRMNQPRLMLVPALLWLVLDTNILLLQCIIQYLGSNGYLNFIPDSIYNGFLPPLFVGLFVWQSLAVIWVFSRALNWPWWERALVFVATIATMVVWQLSVKDQPIWKVEATPPSFAEDAFYAQSHLLDKALDQIQYGDIAKSHWYFMGVAGDSYVDVFKSEIERIREQFDTRFGTFGRSIMLINNPATRLDVPIASKTSMELALRRIGQQMNRDSDVLFLYMTSHGERNHFEIENAPLDLDQVDPKWLRETLDKSGIRWRVIVISACYSGSFIPALQSPDTLIITASAADKTSFGCNNEADYTYFGRAFFDLAMREQYSMKTAFEQAKQTVTKWEIAQGVEPSEPQWAIGRNMELMLPQLEPYLFPTQNIASTDITKTQDDEHAATAKKPLF from the coding sequence ATGATCGACCTCAAACCCTCTATTAATATCTGGCATGATTTTAAAAGTAACCAAATTGCTGGAATGTGGTTGTTCCTCGGGTCACGTCGCTCCTTACAGATCGTTCATCCCTCGATTACCCAACTGATTATTTGGGGAATTCTCGGAGGATGTACCAACTCTTTATATAGCTGGTTGGTGGCTGGGCAAGTGGGAGAGTTTAACTCCCAAGGTCTGATTGGTTATGCGCTTTGGCCGTTTATTGCGCTCATTGTCGGTATTTTCCTTTCGCAACGCATGAACCAGCCGCGTCTGATGCTGGTACCTGCTTTGTTATGGTTGGTGTTGGATACCAATATTCTATTGTTGCAATGCATCATTCAGTATTTGGGCTCGAACGGCTATCTCAATTTCATTCCTGACAGTATTTATAACGGCTTCCTGCCACCTTTGTTTGTGGGTCTCTTTGTTTGGCAAAGTTTGGCTGTGATCTGGGTTTTTTCACGTGCTTTAAACTGGCCGTGGTGGGAACGTGCCTTGGTCTTTGTCGCAACCATCGCCACTATGGTGGTTTGGCAGCTTTCAGTGAAAGATCAGCCGATTTGGAAAGTTGAAGCAACGCCGCCAAGTTTTGCTGAAGATGCTTTCTATGCACAAAGTCATTTGTTAGATAAAGCGTTGGATCAGATTCAATATGGTGATATCGCCAAAAGTCATTGGTACTTTATGGGCGTGGCAGGTGATAGCTATGTGGATGTGTTTAAATCTGAAATCGAGCGGATAAGAGAACAGTTTGATACGCGTTTTGGAACCTTTGGGCGCTCGATTATGCTGATTAATAATCCTGCAACACGCTTAGACGTCCCGATTGCCTCTAAAACCAGTATGGAGTTGGCTTTACGCCGTATTGGTCAGCAAATGAATCGGGATAGTGATGTCTTGTTTCTGTATATGACCTCGCATGGTGAGCGTAATCATTTTGAAATTGAAAATGCACCCTTGGATTTAGATCAGGTTGATCCAAAATGGTTAAGAGAAACCTTGGATAAATCGGGGATTCGCTGGCGTGTGATCGTGATTTCAGCCTGTTATTCAGGCAGTTTTATTCCAGCATTACAGTCACCGGATACTTTAATTATTACCGCATCTGCTGCGGATAAAACCTCGTTTGGCTGTAATAATGAAGCAGATTATACTTATTTTGGTCGAGCGTTCTTTGATTTGGCGATGCGCGAACAATATTCAATGAAAACTGCATTTGAACAGGCCAAGCAAACGGTAACCAAATGGGAAATTGCACAGGGCGTAGAACCTTCTGAGCCTCAGTGGGCGATTGGACGCAACATGGAACTGATGTTGCCACAGCTTGAGCCCTATTTATTTCCAACTCAGAATATCGCTTCAACAGATATAACCAAAACACAGGATGATGAACATGCAGCTACTGCAAAAAAACCGCTGTTTTGA